From the Lolium rigidum isolate FL_2022 chromosome 2, APGP_CSIRO_Lrig_0.1, whole genome shotgun sequence genome, one window contains:
- the LOC124692313 gene encoding WD repeat-containing protein LWD1-like gives MGGGGAAGDGDGWADQEQGNGGSRGGGEAKRSEIYTYEAAWHIYGMNWSVRRDKKYRLAIASLLEQYINRVEVVQLDESSGDIAPVLSFDHPFPPTKTMFVPDPQGLRPDLLATSADILRIWRITDDDEAATAAADSSNGSVRCNGVGAPAAQQPGAKLCCELNGNRNSDFCGPLTSFDWNDADPRRIGTSSIDTTCTIWDVEREAVDTQLIAHDKEVYDIAWGGAGVFASVSADGSVRVFDLRDKEHSTIIYESSSGGAGSNSAAAAAADGGAVSPTPLVRLGWNKQDPRYMATIIMDSPKVVVLDIRYPTLPVVELHRHHAPVNAIAWAPHSSCHICTAGDDSQALIWDLSSMGTGNNSGGNGNGNASAAAAAAAEGGLDPILAYTAGAEVEQLQWSATQPDWVAIAFANKLQILRV, from the coding sequence atgggaggcggcggcgcagccgGGGACGGCGACGGGTGGGCGGATCAGGAGCAGGGCAACGGCGGGAgccgcggcggcggggaggcgaaGCGGTCGGAGATCTACACCTACGAGGCCGCGTGGCACATCTACGGCATGAACTGGAGCGTGCGGCGCGACAAGAAGTACCGCCTCGCCATCGCCAGCCTGCTCGAGCAGTACATCAACCGCGTCGAGGTTGTCCAGCTCGATGAGTCCTCCGGCGACATCGCTCCCGTCCTCTCCTTCGACCACCCTTTCCCTCCCACCAAGACCATGTTCGTGCCGGACCCGCAAGGCCTCCGCCCCGATCTGCTCGCCACCTCCGCCGACATCCTCCGCATCTGGCgcatcaccgacgacgacgaagctgcCACCGCCGCAGCCGACTCCAGCAACGGCTCCGTACGCTGCAACGGCGTAGGCGCCCCTGCTGCCCAGCAGCCGGGCGCCAAGCTCTGCTGCGAGCTCAACGGCAACCGCAACAGCGACTTCTGCGGCCCGCTCACCTCCTTCGACTGGAACGACGCCGACCCACGCCGCATTGGAACATCGTCCATCGATACAACATGTACCATCTGGGACGTCGAGCGTGAGGCCGTCGACACCCAGCTCATTGCCCATGACAAGGAGGTCTATGACATTGCTTGGGGTGGCGCTGGTGTCTTTGCATCTGTCTCTGCTGATGGCTCGGTACGTGTGTTTGATCTTCGGGATAAGGAGCATTCAACAATCATCTATGAGAGCAGTTCAGGTGGTGCTGGCTCCaattctgctgctgctgctgctgcagatgGTGGGGCTGTGTCGCCCACGCCATTGGTTAGGCTGGGCTGGAACAAGCAGGACCCGAGGTACATGGCCACCATCATCATGGATAGCCCCAAGGTGGTTGTGCTTGACATTCGCTACCCAACACTGCCTGTCGTCGAGCTCCACCGCCACCATGCTCCTGTAAATGCTATCGCATGGGCGCCTCACTCTTCTTGCCACATTTGCACAGCGGGAGATGACTCACAGGCACTCATATGGGACCTATCATCCATGGGCACCGGGAACAATAGCGGTGGCAATGGAAATGGCAAtgcttctgctgctgctgctgcagcagCAGAGGGTGGTCTTGACCCTATACTGGCTTACACGGCAGGGGCCGAGGTTGAGCAGCTGCAGTGGTCAGCAACCCAACCTGACTGGGTTGCCATTGCATTCGCCAATAAGCTGCAGATTCTCAGGGTCTGA
- the LOC124692314 gene encoding inositol polyphosphate multikinase IPK2-like gives MSDLRPPEHQVAGHRAAPNKLGPLVDGAGLFYKPLQALDRGEQELAFYTAFSVHPAVPSRIRDKFFPRFHSTRLLPTAATPGESHPHIVLDDLLQGLASPSVTDIKIGACTWPPRAPEPYVAKCLAKDRATTSVLLGFRVSGVRVSDAGGAVWRPDRSELKGTDIPGVRCMLRRYVSSVGGDGMDCARAAVVYGGEGGVLAQLRELKAWFEVQTLFHFYSASILLSYDANAVSAAGGGGGVRVKLVDFAHVVESEGVIDHNFLGGLCSLIKFIADIVAETSDAAPSCDS, from the coding sequence ATGTCCGATCTCCGTCCGCCGGAGCACCAGGTCGCCGGCCACCGCGCGGCCCCCAACAAGCTTGGGCCGCTGGTCGACGGCGCTGGCCTCTTCTACAAGCCGCTCCAGGCCCTCGACCGCGGCGAGCAGGAGCTCGCCTTCTACACGGCCTTCTCCGTCCACCCCGCCGTACCGTCCCGCATCCGGGACAAATTCTTTCCGCGCTTCCACAGCACCCGCCTCCTCCCCACCGCGGCCACCCCCGGTGAGTCCCACCCTCATATCGTCCTGGATGATCTTCTCCAAGGCCTCGCCTCGCCCTCCGTCACCGACATCAAGATCGGCGCCTGTACGTGGCCCCCGCGCGCACCGGAGCCCTACGTCGCCAAGTGCCTTGCCAAGGACCGCGCAACCACCAGCGTGCTCCTTGGTTTCCGCGTCTCTGGAGTCCGGGTCTCCGATGCTGGGGGCGCTGTTTGGCGGCCAGACAGGTCCGAGCTGAAGGGGACGGATATCCCCGGCGTCCGCTGCATGCTCCGCCGCTATGTGTCCTCGGTTGGCGGCGACGGTATGGACTGCGCGCGAGCCGCGGTGgtgtatggaggagaagggggagtCTTAGCGCAGCTGCGCGAGCTCAAGGCGTGGTTCGAGGTGCAGACTCTGTTCCACTTCTACTCCGCGTCGATTCTACTGAGCTACGATGCCAATGCGGTGAGCgcggctggtggtggtggcggagtgAGGGTGAAGCTGGTGGACTTTGCACATGTTGTCGAGAGCGAGGGGGTGATTGACCACAACTTCTTGGGCGGGCTCTGCTCGCTCATCAAGTTCATAGCCGACATTGTCGCAGAGACGTCTGACGCGGCGCCTTCATGTGATTCTTGA